The following coding sequences are from one Rutidosis leptorrhynchoides isolate AG116_Rl617_1_P2 chromosome 11, CSIRO_AGI_Rlap_v1, whole genome shotgun sequence window:
- the LOC139875635 gene encoding uncharacterized protein, translated as MKLKPSKCSFGEEEEEEEEGSFMGHVITTRGIKANPKKIEAIEFKPSPKTKKQKKSAIKWTEEAEKAFQEMKELLKNLPTLTTPIDGETLILYLVIAREAVSYVPITESDGVQTHIYFLSKTLAQSELEYLPIKKFVYALVKYYVTPATILPSSPDSSTDISAYSADSVQTKNIRTINELGHRVGRARNHFSRQKHSEGINTRRLPGRIHFRYANHTRLRRSYVTNALGIIYCWRKRSERSRFNFKATNNEAEYEALLVGVRLAKDIGVKKLEAYVESQLVTNQINGTFDAHDEGMQS; from the exons ATGAAACTTAAACCATCTAAATGTAGCttcggagaagaagaagaagaagaagaagaagggtcATTCATGGGACATGTCATCACTACTAGAGGAATTAAGGCTAACccaaaaaagattgaagccattgaattCAAGCCATCTCCAAAAACTAAAAAACAG AAAAAGTCTGCCATTAAATGGACAGAAGAAGCAGAAAAGGCATTTCAGGAAATGAAAGAGCTGCTTAAAAACCTTCCCACCTTAACTACGCCTATCGACGGAGAAACCCTAATCCTATATCTAGTTATTGCGCGAGAAGCTGTTAGTTATGTTCCAATCACTGAAAGTGATGGAGTACAGACACATATATACTTTCTTAGTAAAACGTTGGCACAGAGTGAGCTGGAATACCTTCCAATCAAGAAATTCGTGTATGCGCTCGTAAAATACTATGTGACACCTGCGACTATACTTCCAAGCTCACCTGATAGTAGTACTGACATATCAGCGTATTCAGCAGATTCTGTACAAACCAAAAACATTAGGACGATTAACGAACTAGGACATCGAGTTGGGAGAGCACGAAATCATTTTTCGCGTCAAAAGCACAGTGAAGGGATAAATACTAGAAGATTACCTGGCAGAATCCACTTCAGATATGCCAATCACACCCGACTTAGAAGGAGTTACGTCACTAATGCCCTAGGAATTATATACTGTTGGCGCAAGCGGTCCGAAAGGAGCAG GTTTAATTTCAAGGcaacaaacaatgaagcagagtatgaagcCTTACTAGTAGGAGTAAGACTAGCCAAGGATATTGGGGTCAAGAAACTCGAGGCGTACGTTGAATCCCAGTTGGTCACCAACCAAATTAACGGTACTTTTGATGCTCATGACGAGGGAATGCAATCATGA